The window CTTTATCAAACCAAAGCATAATTCAGAAGAGTCCAAGGAGCCCTATTACCTGACACCATGGGACCTTGCCATGCTCTCACTCAATTATATCCAGAAGGGCCTTCTCTTTACCAAACCTTCTGCAGTGAATGATCCACAAGACTTCATGACAACCCTCTTGGACAGGCTCAAGGATTCACTTGCTCTCATACTCGTCCATTTCTACCCACTTGCAGGCCGCCTAGCAACCAAAAGGGAGGAGAATCCACCCTCTTACTTGGTCTTCGTAGACTGCAACAACAGTCCCGGAGCTAAATTTATCCACACAGCTGCAGATATGACAATATCTGACATCCTCTCACCAATTCATGTACCCTCAGTTGTTCAATCATTCTTTGACCATGACAGGGTGCTCAACCATGATGCTCACACCTTGTCTTTGTCTTTGCTATCCATTCAAGTGACAGAGCTTTTGGATGGCATCTTTATAGGATGTTCCGCAAATCACAGCATAGTTGATGGCACCTCTTTCTGGCATTTCTTAAACGCATGGTTGGAGATATTCAATGCACAAGAGAAGAATACTTCCATCTCACGTCCACCCATCCTAGAGCGCTGGCTTCCTGATGGTTGTGGTCCAGTTGTCAGCCTTCCTTTCACTCACCATGATCAATTCATCAGCAGATTTGAAGCACCCATACTCAGAGAAAGAATCTTCCACTTCTCATCAGAATCAATAGCAAAACTCAAAGCAAAGGCAAATGCAGAGTGTAACAGCAACAAAATCTCCTCCTTCCAGGCATTGTCTGCACTTGTCTGGAGGTCCATAACACGAGCGCACTGTTTACCACATGAACAGAAAACCATTTGCGGGTTGGCCGTCAATAACAGAAAAAGATTGGACCCCCCCTTGCCAGAGAATTACTTTGGGAACTCAATTCAGATGGTGAGTGGCATTGCAACTGCTGGTGAACTGCTTGAACACAATCTTGGGTGGGCAGCATGGCTCCTGCACAAGGCTGTGGTCAGCCACACTGACAAAGCTGTGCGTGGGTGGCTTGAGTCATGGCTCCAATCACCAGTTGTTTATCAATTAGGCCTGTTTTTTGACCCAAATAATGTGATAATCGGGAGCTCACCCAGATTCAACAAGTATGGGAATGAGTTTGGATTGGGGAAAGCATTAGCACTTCGCAGTGGTAATGCACACAAGTTTGATGGGATGGTGTCATGTTACCCAGGACGTGAAGGGGGAGGAAACATAGATTTGGAGGTGTGCCTAACACTGAACTCAATGAGTGCTCTTGAATCCAACCCAGAGTTCATGGAGGCTGTCTCTATATCATCTTAGGTACTTCAGTTTCCATATATGAATCTGCAGAAACCAATAATGTAGAATTCATTAGAGTCTCTGTTTTGCTGTTTCTTTTTGGAATAAACACTTGGCTTCGGGCTGACATCCTTCCCATATTGCAAATAGGGAAAATATGATTTGATATTGAGACACAGCCATTAAAAAGCAAATATTGGTTGTTATATCAAGCTACCAAAGAATTTCCATCCAAAGAAACttaagaaagataaaaatatgGGAGGACAAATAGTTCCACATCATATCTATCAAATCCAATCTAAGACCATATGCCCCATCCTCCCCACCCAACAGAGATAGGGTTTTACAGAAGGATGGTAAGCTGTCTTATAGAGAATCAGAGCAGCACTTGTTCAATAGGTACTCCCAATTCATCTGTAGAACACAGCACATTTCAGAAATAGTTGACTGCCATTCTGTGATTGACAATGAACTTCAGTTTCAAGCAACTGATTTCAGTATTTGTCATATTTAACTAGCAAGAAAATTTTTGATTGATCTAAGCTCTCCCTTATGAGAAACTAACATATAACTGATATGCAATGAAGAGCTGTTGACAGCTTGATCACACCCCAAGACCCCAAGGCCATGAGAACCCATTCTTTTGAACTTTATTTGATCTACAGACAAACCATGAGGTTTGGCATCACCTGTTCATTTTGTCAATAATCCCCATTCATGGGAGAATGGTTGCTCTCTTAGAAGTGCATCCCTCCCTCAATTCATTCAACAACAAATTATGTGCTTGCATTATTTGGATACTACTACCACATACTGGAGTTGGTTAATGTTTCCCAATTGGGTAGGACAGTATGATGTCCTGCTTAAAgacatttccaaaattttaaattgcaCTTGAAGGCATCCAGTTAACACAGGCCCCCAATAAACAAGCAGGATTAGCATTTTATGGCCTTCCAGGTTTCATtgcaagatatttttttaatcatctaaAAGAAGTGAATAGATCAGACCACTCTAATAGTCCATGCATGTCAATATGCATAATATACCTCCCAGTGAGAACACAACAAGGTTCTCAATCCACAACATCAGATCACACTTACAGACATAGTAGGTCATCCTTAAAAACCAATCTGTGCAGAGCATGTGTTAGCTGTTGGCTTAAAAGCACACATACAAAAAGAAGTGATACAGTACTTGTCATTTTGGTTCATATGTCTCATAAAAATGGGTTTTAACACCAATCAATGATAGAGGGGGAATAAGTGGTTTTCATCGAGGCACATACATTAGCATAATCACAAAAACTTCACATGGCAGAAAGAGCAGAACAGTGGTGTCAAAGGTAAGTAATTTAGGAGTAGACGCAAAATTGGAAAGGAGATTACACAATGAAACTGATTACCCACATCATCGACATTGAAGAGCTCCTCAAATTGCCATGCCATCTTCAGAGTGGTTCAACAAACAGAATCCTAGCCTTCTCATTTGGCATCTCTGTGGAGTACCTAGCTCCAGTTATAACAGTCCAGATAACATGTCACTAAACTCATGCTTTTATAAGGAAAGAAACAATCAAATAAGTTAGTACTTGCATCCAAAAAAATTTAGCATCAGACCTTGGAGAAGTTGTAACCTCATTAAATTGCACTTGTGCCTatgggaaaaagaagaagaagaagaagaagaagaaaattaagttGTTCTTGATGCCATCAATTACCAACAAAAAATGGATGCTTTGAGGAGTAGAAATCCATTGGAAATGGGTGCAGTTGTACGACTGTTAGAGATAAACTCCATTTTGTatgaaaaacaataacaaataatacaaaCTAGCTAAAAGTGGAGTCCTATTGGTTCTTCAGTGGGATGATCCAAGGGGTTATGAACAAACCAACCAAAGATCAATCCTTCAGAAGTTGAAAAAGATTAGGGACAGAGGAGAGAATAGAAACAAAGTCAAACAAGCCTTACTAAATCCTAGTGCATGAAACAACAATTATTCCTCTAAAAGAATGTTCAGATAAAATATTACTTCCCAAGCATTGTCCTTGGATGATCctaaaatttatatgttatacaAAACTAAAGAGCAAAGACaactttctaaatttaaatctaaCAAGAAACTAGATGTCAGCTTGCTAGCATAGATAAAAAGTCAATAGTCTCAGATtaaagaaggaaacaaaatatttttcaggACATTAGTTGCTTCAATCACTCTTCAGAAAAAGTTGGCTGAGAAATTTCCTGGGAATCTCCTTGAATACCCACACACTGATAGCCATCCCATCTTTTCCCATTTTCTGCATATAAACTGCATCCCCTTGACAGTTGAAATGCTGAAACTGCAAGAACtcatttaaaggaaataaaattattacaacCAATGGAAAAGCTACTTCAATGTTCAATAATTTCTGTGAGAGAAACCCACTGGACATTGGTGATAATTACAATGCAAGTTGGCATTATTATATGAGGGcccaagaaagagagaaaagtcTCAAGAAGACATGATGTTAGAAGCTGATATTCAATCATGAGGATGCTTGCATAGGCCCAAGACAGACAACCAGAAAAGCGTCAAGAAGACATGATGTTAAAAGCTGATATTCAACCATGAAGATGCTTGCAGAGGCCCAAGAAAGACAACCAGAAAAGCCTCAAGAAGACATGATGTTAGAAGCTGATATTCAACCATGGGGATGCTTTCAAAGGCCCAAGAAAGACAACCAGAAAAAGCTTCATGCATGATGTTAGCAGTTGATATTAAATCACGAGGATCCTTTCAAATTAGTGTGGCCCTCAGAGCTTAGCTTCAGCCATATGTTCCATATAGGGCCTTTTTTACCAAAGGGATCAccttaaaacatcaaatgaagCATGGCCAGAAGTTAGAACCTTACTTGGATCCTTCAAAGCAATCTCAAACATATCCCAGATCTTTTACTGAGCCTTCTTCATTTAAATGGTATTGCAGCCACTCCCCAGTGGAACTGCCAGCAGGCTCAAGCCCTTTCCCTTCTACTACTCCTTCCCAACTACAGCATTTCCAAATTCACATGATTGTTCACTTTTGACAATTATTACCTGTCTCCATTGATCTTTAAGAAGATGGAGCAATCAATTGAGCAATTCACAACCCTTAGGTCTGTTAGAGCATCATATACATTGTGATCTAAATCCTTACAACTGAACCTTATAGAAAAATTGGTAATTTAACATTGTATCAGAACTCAGATTAACTTGAGGTCTCAGGTTGAAATCCTCTAAATTTATGATTTGTCTGTAGATATTGCTGCCCGTGCCATCCATGCGCCAGTATAGGGCCACACCTTTCAACACACATGGAGGTTTATCTGCAGCTACCACTACCTGTGTCACCCACGTGGAGGGGATGTGGGATGTCCTCCATTTCCATTGTTCTTCGAGGGTGCATTATAGTCCAACCAGATAAATAGAGTCATATTTTCTAACAGCTTACACATAACCAAATATTTATACTTAAATTTCTTAAACTTCAAAGGAAAACCAAAATCTTACCGTTGACAAATATATTACCCAAACACCTCTGTCATATTATCATGCATAATTCAAATGTATATCTACATGTTAGAATCAAGCGAAAGGTCGGAAGCAAGGAAAACTTAGCTAGATAAAATTGCACTTCTTAACTGGTTAATAAATCCAGAAACCAGAAGGGAACATCACACCTATAACTTTAAAACGCTGCAGCaccaacaagaaagaaagatttgaaaacATCTATGCCAATGGATTGTGGTTCATATGAGTTTGGTCGTAAGGTAAACCCATAAATTTAATAACCAAATTCTTAAACACAAAAATTTGACAAGGGTGCTTGATGAATGAGCACATCTCAGAGCATCAATTGAATAACCGTGCTTTAAATCCCATCAAAGAAGCGAATGATCCAATAGCTGATTGATGCTATGAGCCAGATGTATGACAAAATGCTTGACAGACTCTCAAATGAAGGTCCACAAGAAACCATACAATGAAAGAACAATCTAGTGAGCAAACAAGAAAATCACCTCGTCTCTCGAttaaattttctcatttgaCCGAATTTACAAAGATTTAAAGTTCAATCAAACCCAAAGATAGTCATTTAAATACGATTTTCAGTGCCTGGAAttatcaaaattacaaaataatcatGAGTGTACCAAGGGAGCAAGAAATTCTCTTGGCCTACAACGTGACTGAGATGAATCCAATGCAACCTGATTTTGGATGGATTCGGGCAACTCACCCCCTCAAGCGACCCGGACCCTATCTTTTGTTtgatataaaattgaaaattaaatatcataacaTCTATAAATTTGGTTTGATATCAATTTTAAGAAacctttttaacatttttaacattttaaaaatttttataattcaagtgttaaaaataaacattttttaaaatcactatcaagtatattaatttataacttatatttagaatatataaataactaaatcaaaaataattttaaataccatAATACAATTTTATGTAGTGGTTTGTGGTTTTGTTTTAGTTTCATCTTATTTGgaaacttttaattattatagttattaaattgattgaaatttttcttcacaatgataggttttttttattattgatacCAAACTTAAGTTTCTTCTCAAAATATGGCCTTTTGAAatgaactaaaaaatatatatatatgattatattaaaaaaataatgaggaaaCCATTCTAATAATTATCTTAGACAAGTACAAAGACTCTTGCAAATCTTGAAGCTGAT is drawn from Vitis riparia cultivar Riparia Gloire de Montpellier isolate 1030 chromosome 18, EGFV_Vit.rip_1.0, whole genome shotgun sequence and contains these coding sequences:
- the LOC117906265 gene encoding uncharacterized acetyltransferase At3g50280-like yields the protein MATPAVRHISECFIKPKHNSEESKEPYYLTPWDLAMLSLNYIQKGLLFTKPSAVNDPQDFMTTLLDRLKDSLALILVHFYPLAGRLATKREENPPSYLVFVDCNNSPGAKFIHTAADMTISDILSPIHVPSVVQSFFDHDRVLNHDAHTLSLSLLSIQVTELLDGIFIGCSANHSIVDGTSFWHFLNAWLEIFNAQEKNTSISRPPILERWLPDGCGPVVSLPFTHHDQFISRFEAPILRERIFHFSSESIAKLKAKANAECNSNKISSFQALSALVWRSITRAHCLPHEQKTICGLAVNNRKRLDPPLPENYFGNSIQMVSGIATAGELLEHNLGWAAWLLHKAVVSHTDKAVRGWLESWLQSPVVYQLGLFFDPNNVIIGSSPRFNKYGNEFGLGKALALRSGNAHKFDGMVSCYPGREGGGNIDLEVCLTLNSMSALESNPEFMEAVSISS